A stretch of the Vicinamibacterales bacterium genome encodes the following:
- a CDS encoding DUF1634 domain-containing protein, protein MRHATDEDIERLELRVGRLLEIGVTSASVCLAAGLVLWFVLGGTAGVTLLLTTGLVVLMLTPLARVVASLVTYVRLRDWFFVATTVMVFAVLVAAWLLKS, encoded by the coding sequence ATGCGGCACGCCACCGACGAGGACATCGAGCGGCTCGAACTGCGCGTCGGGCGCCTCCTCGAAATCGGCGTGACGAGCGCGTCGGTGTGCCTGGCGGCCGGGCTCGTCCTGTGGTTCGTGCTCGGCGGCACGGCCGGCGTGACGCTGCTGCTGACCACCGGGCTGGTGGTGCTGATGCTGACCCCGCTCGCGCGCGTCGTGGCATCGCTCGTCACCTACGTCCGCCTGCGCGACTGGTTCTTCGTGGCGACGACCGTGATGGTGTTCGCGGTGCTCGTCGCGGCGTGGCTGCTGAAATCCTAG
- a CDS encoding sulfite exporter TauE/SafE family protein, producing MSLLALVAVIVAGAVAGGLGSLLGIGGGVFLVPFLNAGLGVDFRVAAATGLMTVIATSSVVSAGRAGRHLINLRLGMLLEIATTIGGLIAAMTVARLSSHTLNLIFAIVTTAIAILMLSRLDSRNVMEASASPGALGGRFHDDDTGRDVVYQVRRLPLGMSASFVAGYVSGTLGIGGGILKVPVLNAWCGVPMRAAAATSALMIGVTAAASAPQYFSRGEVNPPLAAAAVIGVLIGSRAGLHAGSRARVRWLKMLMAIVLAAVSVLYFRKAFV from the coding sequence ATGAGTCTGCTCGCGCTCGTCGCGGTCATCGTCGCCGGAGCGGTGGCGGGCGGACTTGGTTCGCTGCTCGGCATCGGCGGCGGCGTCTTTCTCGTGCCCTTCCTGAATGCCGGCCTCGGCGTCGATTTCAGGGTGGCGGCGGCCACCGGTCTGATGACCGTCATCGCGACTTCGAGCGTCGTCTCGGCCGGGCGGGCCGGGCGCCACCTTATCAACCTGCGGCTCGGCATGCTCCTCGAAATCGCCACGACGATCGGCGGCCTGATTGCGGCGATGACGGTGGCGCGGTTGTCGAGCCACACGCTGAACCTGATCTTCGCGATCGTCACGACCGCCATCGCGATCCTGATGCTGTCCCGCCTCGACAGCCGCAACGTCATGGAAGCGTCGGCGTCGCCCGGCGCGCTCGGCGGGCGCTTCCACGACGACGACACCGGTCGCGACGTGGTCTATCAGGTGCGGCGGCTGCCGCTCGGCATGTCGGCGTCGTTCGTCGCCGGCTACGTGTCGGGCACGCTGGGCATCGGCGGCGGCATCCTGAAGGTGCCGGTGCTCAACGCGTGGTGCGGCGTGCCGATGCGCGCCGCGGCCGCCACGAGCGCGCTGATGATCGGCGTCACGGCAGCGGCGTCGGCGCCCCAGTACTTCTCACGGGGAGAGGTCAACCCACCGCTGGCGGCCGCCGCGGTCATCGGCGTGCTGATCGGCTCGCGCGCCGGGCTGCACGCCGGCTCGCGCGCCCGCGTGCGGTGGCTGAAGATGCTGATGGCGATCGTGCTGGCCGCGGTGTCGGTGCTCTATTTCAGGAAGGCCTTCGTCTGA
- a CDS encoding MBL fold metallo-hydrolase has protein sequence MFSRFYDDGLAQASFVVGCHRTKRAVVVDPRRDAAIYVEAARQAGATIVAVIETHVHADFVSGARELASIGLPVITGPGAALAYEHHEVRDHETLQVGDLGLTFLHTPGHTFEHIAILAEAPGEAARLFTGDLLFVGGVGRPDLLGERETRALAGMLHQSLRRVAALDPSTEVHPGHGAGSLCGAGIGLDPSSTIGREWSQNPLLRDTPDQAFVEAVLADLPDTPPYFARMKRLNLAPDVLGLASGTPALPSIRPAAAAALAADGAIVIDLRPAAEFAAGHPDGAINLAYGAKVGYWAGWVLPPDAPLILFGGSAGQAADAAMQLRRIGLDRIEGMVDGGFSAWQAASLPVASIQQVDAEALRARDDLYVVDVRSAHEWRADHAPGAVNIPVGDLPARVGELPPGRTIATICEGGYRSSLASSLLAQEGIAVVNVAGGMAAYRGSPQSVADRH, from the coding sequence ATGTTCTCCCGCTTCTATGACGATGGCCTTGCCCAGGCCTCCTTTGTCGTCGGGTGCCACCGCACGAAGCGCGCGGTAGTCGTCGATCCGAGGCGCGACGCGGCGATTTACGTCGAAGCCGCGCGGCAGGCCGGCGCGACGATCGTCGCGGTCATCGAAACGCACGTCCACGCCGACTTCGTCTCGGGCGCGCGCGAGCTGGCCTCGATCGGCCTGCCGGTCATCACCGGACCGGGTGCAGCTCTCGCCTACGAACACCACGAGGTTCGCGACCACGAGACACTGCAGGTGGGCGACCTCGGGTTGACGTTCCTCCACACGCCCGGGCACACCTTCGAACACATCGCGATCCTTGCGGAGGCGCCCGGCGAGGCGGCGCGCCTCTTCACCGGAGACCTGCTGTTCGTCGGCGGGGTCGGCCGTCCCGACCTGCTGGGCGAACGTGAGACGCGGGCACTGGCCGGGATGCTCCACCAGTCGCTGCGCCGCGTCGCCGCGCTGGATCCGTCGACGGAGGTACATCCCGGGCATGGCGCCGGTTCGCTCTGCGGCGCCGGCATCGGCCTGGATCCCTCCTCCACCATCGGCCGTGAATGGAGCCAGAACCCGCTCCTGCGCGACACGCCGGACCAGGCGTTCGTCGAGGCGGTGCTCGCCGACCTGCCAGACACGCCGCCGTACTTCGCGCGGATGAAGCGCCTGAATCTCGCGCCTGACGTGCTCGGACTGGCCAGCGGGACGCCGGCGCTTCCGTCGATCCGCCCGGCAGCCGCGGCGGCACTCGCCGCCGACGGCGCGATCGTCATCGACCTGCGGCCCGCAGCCGAGTTCGCAGCCGGGCATCCCGATGGCGCGATCAATCTTGCCTACGGCGCCAAAGTCGGTTACTGGGCGGGATGGGTCTTGCCGCCTGATGCCCCGCTCATCCTCTTCGGTGGGAGCGCCGGTCAGGCAGCCGACGCGGCGATGCAGCTGCGGCGGATCGGCCTCGACCGCATCGAAGGGATGGTGGACGGCGGTTTCAGTGCGTGGCAGGCCGCGTCCCTGCCGGTCGCGTCGATCCAGCAGGTGGACGCGGAGGCGCTCCGCGCGCGAGACGATCTCTACGTGGTCGACGTGCGCAGCGCGCACGAATGGCGCGCCGACCACGCGCCCGGCGCGGTCAATATCCCGGTCGGCGACCTTCCGGCGCGGGTGGGCGAGCTGCCACCCGGCCGGACGATTGCGACCATTTGCGAAGGCGGATACCGATCGAGTCTCGCGTCCAGCCTGCTCGCGCAGGAAGGCATCGCCGTGGTGAACGTCGCGGGCGGTATGGCGGCGTACCGCGGCAGCCCACAGAGCGTCGCGGACCGCCACTGA
- a CDS encoding ketopantoate reductase family protein, translated as MRIAVLGSGAVGGYYGARLSRAGHDVIFIARGAHLEAIRSRGLEIRSPALGDLTVRARAEEDTTAIGPVDLVLFAVKSYDNASALPRLGPLLGDDTAVLTLQNGVDSGDEVARAAGPSRTLGGSTYIATALEAPGTIVQTGDHRRIVFGEIFGRLPELTSRVRAIHAAFAGADIQSYPVEDGRVPIWEKFVFLAALAGFTGAARLPIGPVWGDPFTRAQFLAACREIEAVARASGVPVAADVVDRIIPYVEGIPGSMRSSLLIDLQAGKRIEVDALQGSVVRRAAEAGVAVPIMATLYAVLKPHADGRPG; from the coding sequence ATGAGAATCGCCGTACTCGGATCGGGCGCGGTTGGCGGGTACTACGGCGCGCGCCTCTCGCGCGCCGGTCACGACGTCATCTTCATCGCCCGCGGCGCCCACCTCGAAGCGATTCGCTCGCGCGGGCTCGAGATCCGCAGTCCGGCGCTCGGCGACTTGACGGTGCGGGCGCGCGCCGAGGAGGATACGACCGCGATCGGTCCTGTCGACCTCGTCCTGTTCGCCGTCAAGAGCTACGACAACGCGTCGGCGCTGCCGCGGCTCGGACCGCTGCTCGGCGACGACACGGCAGTCCTCACCCTGCAGAACGGCGTCGACAGCGGCGATGAAGTGGCGCGCGCCGCCGGACCCTCCCGGACGCTCGGCGGCAGCACCTACATCGCGACCGCGCTCGAGGCGCCGGGCACGATCGTCCAGACCGGCGATCACCGGCGGATCGTGTTTGGCGAAATATTCGGCCGGCTGCCGGAGCTGACCTCGCGGGTGCGCGCCATTCACGCGGCGTTCGCCGGCGCCGATATCCAGTCGTACCCGGTCGAGGATGGCCGCGTGCCGATCTGGGAGAAGTTCGTCTTCCTCGCCGCGCTCGCCGGGTTCACCGGCGCGGCGCGGCTGCCCATCGGCCCGGTGTGGGGTGATCCGTTCACGCGCGCACAGTTCCTCGCGGCGTGCCGCGAGATCGAAGCCGTGGCGCGCGCCAGCGGTGTGCCGGTGGCCGCCGACGTCGTGGATCGCATCATCCCCTACGTCGAAGGCATCCCGGGATCGATGCGCTCGTCGCTGCTCATCGATCTCCAGGCCGGCAAGCGGATCGAGGTCGACGCGCTCCAGGGCAGCGTGGTGCGCCGCGCGGCGGAGGCCGGTGTCGCGGTGCCGATCATGGCGACGCTCTATGCCGTCCTGAAGCCGCATGCGGACGGCCGGCCGGGGTAG
- a CDS encoding lipid-binding SYLF domain-containing protein: MKRLVVMVLALSTTLAAQGKEEDRLRACATVVKEILNIPDNIPKDLLDKSECVVVFPGVKKLAIGVGGSYGRGAMTCRTGADFDGPWSAPTLMALEGGSIGLQLGGQETDFVILVMNKRGATSVLSSKVKLGADASAAAGPKGRTAAAATDVVMRAEMLSYSRARGLFAGISLEGSTLRPDNDGNALVYGSKIAAKDIVHGTVAVPSAAKGMVDVLDTRSPRNAAKAADKH; encoded by the coding sequence ATGAAGAGACTGGTCGTGATGGTCCTGGCGCTCTCGACGACGCTCGCGGCGCAGGGCAAGGAAGAGGATCGGCTGCGCGCCTGCGCGACCGTGGTGAAGGAGATTCTGAACATCCCCGACAACATCCCGAAGGATCTGCTGGACAAGTCGGAATGCGTGGTGGTGTTTCCCGGGGTCAAGAAACTCGCGATCGGCGTCGGCGGCAGCTACGGCCGCGGCGCGATGACGTGCCGAACCGGCGCCGATTTCGACGGGCCGTGGAGCGCGCCGACGCTGATGGCCCTCGAAGGCGGCAGCATCGGTCTCCAGCTTGGCGGCCAGGAAACCGATTTCGTGATCCTGGTGATGAACAAGCGCGGCGCCACGTCCGTACTGAGCAGCAAGGTGAAGCTTGGCGCCGACGCCTCGGCCGCCGCGGGCCCGAAAGGACGGACCGCCGCCGCCGCAACCGACGTCGTGATGCGCGCCGAGATGCTGTCCTACTCGCGCGCCCGCGGGCTGTTCGCCGGCATCTCGCTCGAAGGATCGACGCTGCGCCCCGACAACGACGGCAACGCCCTCGTCTACGGCAGCAAGATTGCGGCGAAGGATATCGTCCACGGCACCGTTGCCGTGCCGTCGGCGGCGAAAGGGATGGTCGACGTCCTCGACACGCGTTCCCCGCGGAACGCCGCGAAAGCAGCCGACAAGCACTGA